The sequence TAGGCTTCGAGCCCGGCCACGGCGATCGCGCTCGTCGGCTCGACGTAGAACCCACGCTCGTGGAGCGCGGTCAGTGCAGCTTCGGTCGCCGCCTCGCCGATGGCGATGGCGTCGCCGCCCGTGTCGTCGACGGCGTCGAGGATCTGCTTCTGGCGAACGGGGTCGGTGATCTGGATGCCGTCCGCCACGTCGTTGATCGGTCCATCGGCGTCCTCATTGAGTGCAGCCGCGATGGGTGCGACGCCGGCCGCCTGCACTCCCAGCAGTCGCGGGACGGAGTCAGTCCACCCGGCGTCCCGGAGGGCCGTGAAGCCCCGGTAGGCACCCAGGAAGAGGGTGCCGTGCCCGAGGGGGACGACGACCGCGTCCGGGACCGACCAGTCACGCTGGGCGGCCAGTTCGACGGCGAACGTCGCGGTCCCTGCGAAAAAGGCCGGGTTCCAGGCGTGGCTCGCGTACCAGGCGTCACCCGCCTCGACGGCGGCGACGCAGGCGTCGGTCACGTCCTGCCGTGTGCCCTCGATGGGGACCGGCGTCGCGCCGACCCGCCTGATGGCCTTCAGTTTCGATTCCTTGGCCCCGGCGGGGACGTAGATGTCGGCTTCGACGCCCGCACGCGCGGCGTACTGGGCGATGGCGGCCCCTGCGTTACCGGAAGAGTCCTCGACGACGCGGTCGACGCCGAGTTCGACCGCGCGGGAGAGGGTGGCCGTCGCGCCCCGGTCCTTGAAACTCCCGGAGGGCAAGACGTACTCGAGTTTGAACGTCGCGTCCCAGGCTGGTGCGTCGGCCAGCGGCGTCCACCCCTCGCCGAGCGTGACGTGCGGTTCGATCGGCAGGAAGTCCTCGAACGCCCAGAGGCCGCGGGCGACGCCGAGCGTCTCCGGCGGACCGTCGGGGAGCGGTCGCTCCGCGAAGTCCAGTGGGTGGCCGCAGGTGCACTGCCAGGGCTCTCCGGGCCCCGCGTCGTAGGTCTCGCCGCAATCTGGGCAGACGAGCGAGGCGGCCATCAGACCGAGTCCACCTCGGTACCGACCGAACAGACGTACTCGCCCGTCGCGACCTGCGGGAGTCGGCGGGCCCGCCAGAACACCCCGTCGCGGTCCGCCGTGATGCGCGCCTTCAGCGACCCGAAGACGTCGGTGATCTCGAAGAGGACGTCGCCGCGGGTGACCCCCGCACCCAGATCGACGTGGAAGCGGACCAACCCGCCCGACGGAGCGCCGTATCGGTCGAAATCCCTCGCTCTCACCTGCACACCCGGTGTGGGATCGCCGTCGAGGAATCCGTAGTGTTCGAGGACGTTGAAGACGCCCTGGACGCCGGTCTCGATGCTCTCCTCGTCCCACCCGACCGTCCCGCCGAGTTCCGGGTCGATGGTCGGGATACCCTCGTCGGGGGCGACCCGCGCCAGTTGTCCCTCCGGACCGCGCTGATCCAGGATGTGGCCGGCGCCGAAGGTGCGGGCGAGTTCGAGGCACTCGTCGTGGAGTCGGTGATGACGCCCACAGCGGACCCGCGCCTCGTCGATCATCTGCGAGGTCGAGCCCTGGTGGAGGTCGAGGATGATGTCGGCCTCCGTCGCCACCTCGAAGGTGGCACTGGCGATGCGTTCCGAGGAGCTCCCGTTCGGGTCGCCGGGGTAGGCCCGGTTGAGTTTGGTGTCGTCGATGGGGTTGCGGTGCTCGGCGACCTGGTAGGCGTGATAGTTCGCGATGCCGACCACCAGCACCTCGCCCGCGAGGTCGCCCGGGTCGATCTGGGGGACGACGCGGCTCACCACCCCGAGGCCGTTGAGTTCGTCGCCATCGCTGACCGCCTGGATGTAGAGTGTCTTCCCCGCACGGTCCCCGTTGACGACCGCCACTGGCAGGCCGAACTCCGCTCCGTCTCTGGTCTCCCCGACGACCAGTCGACCAGTGTCGACCTCCCCCGGCGCAGCGCTCGCAGAGCCGAGCCTTCTCATTGTGTCTGATGGCCGCCGCTATCACCTTGAGCGATTCGGTTGTCCCGGGCCTCGCCGCCTATTCGTCGTGGATGGGGTCCCGGCCGGCGAGGTCGCGAAGTCGATCCGCCCCGGCACGAGTCCCCTTGGCGATGAGGATGTCACCGGCCTCGAGGGCCGTCGTGGGACCGGGCTGGACGACCCACTCGTCGCCGCCCGTTCCCGGCCGCCGGACTGCGATGACTCGCATCCCCGTCTCGGTTTTGACGGCCCGTTCGCCGATCGTGGTCCCGTCGAGGACGCTCCCCTGGGCGACCGTCGTCCGGGCGATGATCTCGTCCGACTCCTCGACGGCCTCCTGAACCACGACGTGGGTGTCGAGTCCCCTGAGGACGCCCTCGGAGATCTCCAGGGCCGCGTCGCTGATAACCTCCGTCGAGGTCGCGATCTGCATGAGGCCTCGGAGCGAGACGGGATCGTCGACGCGACCGGCGGCCCGCAGCGTCCACGCCTCGAACCTCGATTTCAACGCGTCGACCTCGGCTTCGAGCTCGACGACCTCTTCGGCGAGGTCGGTGCTGTGAAAGAGAACGCTGCCGTAAGCCAGGTCGACCGCGAGCTCGCTCATGTTCTTCATCAACACCAGCGAGTCGACGGCCCGTTCGAGATCCTCGACCTTCGGCTCCAGCGGTTCGAGGCGTTCGTAGGAACTCCCCGTGACAGCCTCGTAGACGGTCTCTATACCAGCTTCGGGGCCTCGGAGCAGGAGGGCGTCACCGGCGCGTAGGGTGGTGGCCTGATCGGGGTTCATCACCCAGTCACCGCCGCGACGGATGGCGAGCACGCGGACGCCGGTCTCCGTCTCCATGTTGCTGTCGCCGAGCGTGCGGTCCGCGTAAGCGGAGGATTCGACGAGTTGCCCACGCACCAGACTCTCGACCGCCTCGGGCAGTGCCGAGCGGATGTCGTCGGGGACGCCGATGTCCTCGAGGACGACCTTGGCGATGTCGCCTGCCGCGTCGCTCACCTTCTCCGCCGCCCCGATGATCCCCAGGACGGGCGCGAGCGTCTCCGCGTCCTCCGGGTTGCGCGCCGCGAGTAACAGACTCATCCGGGCGCGCAACTGCAGGACGTCCATGCGCTCTTCGAGGGCCAGCACCTCTTCGGCGACGGCGTCGCTCCGGTGGAGCACCGCCGAATACGAGAGGTCGATGAGGAGTTCGGCGGTGTCTTTCATCTCCGCGAGGAGGTCTTTGACGCTCGCGGGTTCGTACTCGACGCGACCAGCCATGTCTCGCCGTTCGCCCCCGGCGAGCAAAAACGTACCCCCGTCAGCCGAGCGGCCCGGTCCTCACCGCGCGTCCAGCGGCGTCCAGTCGTTGTCGACGTCGCCGACGTAGCGGGCCCGCGGCCGAATGATGCGGTTGTCCTCGTACTGTTCGATGATGTGGCCGATCCAGCCGCCGATGCGGCTCATCGTGAACAGGTTAGTGTAGATGTCCGTCGGGATCTGCATCTGCTTGTAGACGGTGCCCGAGAAGAAGTCGACGTTGGGCGCGATGCCCTTCTCCTCGAGGCCGAGGGAGTCCATGTGCGATTCGACCTCGCGGGCCAGCTTGTACCACTTGTCGTCGCCGCCGTCCTCGCCGATGAGCGTCTCGGCGTGTTCCTGGAGGATGTACGCACGGGGGTCTTTGACGTTGTAGACGCGGTGGCCGTACCCGTAGACGACACCACCCTCGTCGAGGCGGCTGTCGATCCAGTCACCGACGTCTGCCCCGCTCTCGTCGATCTCCCCGAGCATGTTGAGGACGTCCTCGTTGGCGCCGCCGTGCAGCGGGCCCGAGAGCGCCCCGATACCGCCCGCGACGGCCTCGTAGGGGTTCGCGAGAGTACTCGCGATGACCCGCGTCGTGAACGTCGACGCGTTGGTCCCGTGTTCCATGTGGATCTGGAGGGCGGTGTCCATCGCCTCGACGTGGGCCTGATCCGGTTCCTCGCCGTGGAGCATGTAGAGGAAGTTGGCCGCGTGCGAGAGGTCCTCGCGTGGTTCGACGGGCTCTTTGCCCTCGCGGAGCCGGTTGTACGCGGCGGTGATGGTCGCGAGCTTCGCGGCGATGGATTGGCCCATCTCGACGACCCCGTCGAGGTCGTTCTCGGGGTCGACCTCGACGTTGTCGTCGTAGCCGGCGAGGGCCGCCACGGCGGCCTGGAGCGCGCCCATCGGATGCTGGTCGGCGGCCGCCAGGTCCGCGAGCATCTCCATGATCTCGTCGGGGACCGTACGCTGTTCGGCGAGCGAGCTGGCGAACGCGCTATACTCCGATTCGGTCGGCAACTCGCCGTACCACATCAGGTACAGCGTCTCCTCGAAGTCGCCGTTCTCCGCGATCTCGTCGATATCGTACCCGCGGAAGACGAGGCGGCCCTCGTCGCCGAAGACGCGACTGAGTTCGGACTCGTCGATGACCACGCCGTCGAGCCCCTTGTGAATCTGCTCGGAAGTCATACCAAATTATTTATTGAATAGTGTCCGGTATCAGCCTTACTGTTTCGTGGCCGGATCGACCGGGATTTTACGACAGATGACGAATGGTTCTTTCGATACCACCGATATCGCGAAACCGCTCACTCGTCTCCCGAGACGGGCCTCTCAGCCCGGTTCGTGACCGGACGTCGATCGCCGGGTCTGCCGGTAGTAAAGCATACGTCGTTAACCGTCGAAGGTCACTGTTGTAAGAGATACCATGACAGACCAGCTCCACAAGGGACTCGAGGGCGTGCTCGTCGCCGAGTCCGAACTCAGCTACATCGACGGGGACGAGGGGACGCTACTCTACCGCGGCTATTCGATCGAAGACCTCGCCGAGGGCGCGAGCTACGAGGAGGTCCTGTATCTCCTCTGGAACGGATCGCTTCCGACGCGCGCGGAACTCGAGGCGTTCGAGGAATCGATGGCTGCCGAGCGCGCCGTCGACGACGGCATTTACGACACGCTCGAGACCCTCGCGGCCGCCGACGAGGAACCGATGGCCGCCCTCCGGACGGCGACCTCGATGCTCTCCACCGAGGAACCGGAAGGCGACGCCGAGCCGGAGGACCTCGAAGCCGCCACCCGGAAGGGGCGTCGTATCACGGCGAAGATCCCCACCGTGCTCGCGGCCTTCGATCGACTTCGTAACGGGCAGGACCCGGTCGAGCCACGCGAGGACCTCTCGCTCGCGGCCAACTTCCTGTACATGCTCACCGGCGAAAAACCGGACCCGGTGGCCGCCGAGACCTTCGACATGGCGCTCATCCTGCACGCCGACCACGGGTTCAACGCCTCCACGTTCACCGGGATGGTCATCTCCAGTACGCTGGCCGACGTCTACAGCGCGGTAACCGGCGGTATCGGCGCGCTCTCGGGCCCACTGCACGGCGGTGCCAACCAGGACGTGATGGAGACCCTGATGGAGATCGACGAGAGCCACATGGACCCGCGTGACTGGGTCGTCGACGCCATCGACCAGGGGCGACGCATTCCCGGGTGGGGCCACCGCGTCTACAACGTCAAGGACCCGCGAGCGAAGATCCTCCAGTCCAAACTCGACGACCTGAGCGAGAGTTCGGGCGAGCGCAAGTGGTACGAGTACACCACGACCATCGAGACGTACCTCACGGAGGAAATCGGCCTCCCCGAGAAGGACATCGCCCCGAACGTCGACTTCTACTCCGGATCGGTGTACTACCAGCTCGGCATCCCGATCGACATGTACACCCCCATCTTCGCGATGAGTCGCGCCGGCGGCTGGATCGGGCACATCCTCGAGTACCAGGAGGACAACCGACTCATCCGACCGCGGGCCCGCTACGTCGGGTCCACGTCCGAGGAGTTCGTCCCCATCGACGATCGATAGGGGGACAGTCCCTCGGGCCGCCGTATCGGCGATTCAGCGCTATACTTTCACTTTCACTGCGCTTTCGTCGGTTTTACTATCCATCCCCGTGTCACTCCACATGCGGGTCACACGCTGGGTACATCCCCCTTCCCCCATCTGTACCCCGTTCCCCCATCCCATTTCTCCCCCCTTTCGAGAAACAAATCGTTAACAATCGGTATCGCCAACCGGTGGGCATGCTCGCAGTGCAGGACGTCCTCGAGGCACGCGAACGCGTCAGTGCGGTCGCGAGGCACACGCCACTCGATCACTCGCATACACTCTCGGCACTGACCGGTGCCGACGTCCACGCCAAACTCGAGACGTTCCAGCGGACGGGGTCGTTCAAGATCCGTGGAGCGGCCAATCGCATCCGGACGCTCTCGACCGCCGAACAGGACGCTGGCGTGGTCACCGCGAGCGCCGGTAACCACGCGCAGGGAGTGGCGCTCGCGGCAACCCGCAGCGACGTGGATGCGAAGGTGGTCATGCCCGAGCACGCCCCTCACGCGAAGGTCGCCGCCACGCGGAGTTACGGTGCCGAGGTCGTGCTCCACGGCGAGGACTACAACGACGCCCAGGCGAAGGCCCACGAGATAGCGGCCGAGGAACGTCGGACCTACGTCCACGCCTTCGACGACGAGTACGTCATGGCCGGGCAGGGGACCATCGGCCTCGAGATTCTCGCGGACCTCCCATCGGTCGACACCGTGGTCGTCCCCATCGGTGGCGGCGGTCTCATCTCGGGTATCGCGACGGCGCTCGAGGCTGCCGACCGCGAGATCCGCGTCGTCGGTGTCCAGGCAGCGGGGGCCTCTTCGGTGGCGACGTCGCTCGAGAAGGGCACCGTCCACGAACTGGACGCGGTGAACACCATCGCGGACGGCATCGCCACCCGGGCGGTCGGCGAGCTGACCTTCCCGATCATCCAGGAGCGCGTCGACGAGGTCGTGACCGTCTCCGACGACGAGATCGCTTTCGCGGTCACCCTGCTGCTCGAGCGCGGCAAGACCCTCGTGGAGGGGGCCGGCGCGGTGCCTCTCGCCGCCCTCCTCGAGGAGAAATTCGATTACGAAGCGGAGGAAGTGATCGTCCCGGTTCTGAGCGGTGGCAACATCGACATGAACATGCTCACGACGGTCATCATGCGTG is a genomic window of Halanaeroarchaeum sp. HSR-CO containing:
- a CDS encoding succinylglutamate desuccinylase/aspartoacylase family protein, whose amino-acid sequence is MRRLGSASAAPGEVDTGRLVVGETRDGAEFGLPVAVVNGDRAGKTLYIQAVSDGDELNGLGVVSRVVPQIDPGDLAGEVLVVGIANYHAYQVAEHRNPIDDTKLNRAYPGDPNGSSSERIASATFEVATEADIILDLHQGSTSQMIDEARVRCGRHHRLHDECLELARTFGAGHILDQRGPEGQLARVAPDEGIPTIDPELGGTVGWDEESIETGVQGVFNVLEHYGFLDGDPTPGVQVRARDFDRYGAPSGGLVRFHVDLGAGVTRGDVLFEITDVFGSLKARITADRDGVFWRARRLPQVATGEYVCSVGTEVDSV
- the citZ gene encoding citrate synthase yields the protein MTDQLHKGLEGVLVAESELSYIDGDEGTLLYRGYSIEDLAEGASYEEVLYLLWNGSLPTRAELEAFEESMAAERAVDDGIYDTLETLAAADEEPMAALRTATSMLSTEEPEGDAEPEDLEAATRKGRRITAKIPTVLAAFDRLRNGQDPVEPREDLSLAANFLYMLTGEKPDPVAAETFDMALILHADHGFNASTFTGMVISSTLADVYSAVTGGIGALSGPLHGGANQDVMETLMEIDESHMDPRDWVVDAIDQGRRIPGWGHRVYNVKDPRAKILQSKLDDLSESSGERKWYEYTTTIETYLTEEIGLPEKDIAPNVDFYSGSVYYQLGIPIDMYTPIFAMSRAGGWIGHILEYQEDNRLIRPRARYVGSTSEEFVPIDDR
- a CDS encoding citrate/2-methylcitrate synthase is translated as MTSEQIHKGLDGVVIDESELSRVFGDEGRLVFRGYDIDEIAENGDFEETLYLMWYGELPTESEYSAFASSLAEQRTVPDEIMEMLADLAAADQHPMGALQAAVAALAGYDDNVEVDPENDLDGVVEMGQSIAAKLATITAAYNRLREGKEPVEPREDLSHAANFLYMLHGEEPDQAHVEAMDTALQIHMEHGTNASTFTTRVIASTLANPYEAVAGGIGALSGPLHGGANEDVLNMLGEIDESGADVGDWIDSRLDEGGVVYGYGHRVYNVKDPRAYILQEHAETLIGEDGGDDKWYKLAREVESHMDSLGLEEKGIAPNVDFFSGTVYKQMQIPTDIYTNLFTMSRIGGWIGHIIEQYEDNRIIRPRARYVGDVDNDWTPLDAR
- a CDS encoding pyridoxal-phosphate dependent enzyme, with protein sequence MAASLVCPDCGETYDAGPGEPWQCTCGHPLDFAERPLPDGPPETLGVARGLWAFEDFLPIEPHVTLGEGWTPLADAPAWDATFKLEYVLPSGSFKDRGATATLSRAVELGVDRVVEDSSGNAGAAIAQYAARAGVEADIYVPAGAKESKLKAIRRVGATPVPIEGTRQDVTDACVAAVEAGDAWYASHAWNPAFFAGTATFAVELAAQRDWSVPDAVVVPLGHGTLFLGAYRGFTALRDAGWTDSVPRLLGVQAAGVAPIAAALNEDADGPINDVADGIQITDPVRQKQILDAVDDTGGDAIAIGEAATEAALTALHERGFYVEPTSAIAVAGLEAYRERGVLSTDDDVVVPLTGSGLKY
- a CDS encoding potassium channel family protein; the protein is MAGRVEYEPASVKDLLAEMKDTAELLIDLSYSAVLHRSDAVAEEVLALEERMDVLQLRARMSLLLAARNPEDAETLAPVLGIIGAAEKVSDAAGDIAKVVLEDIGVPDDIRSALPEAVESLVRGQLVESSAYADRTLGDSNMETETGVRVLAIRRGGDWVMNPDQATTLRAGDALLLRGPEAGIETVYEAVTGSSYERLEPLEPKVEDLERAVDSLVLMKNMSELAVDLAYGSVLFHSTDLAEEVVELEAEVDALKSRFEAWTLRAAGRVDDPVSLRGLMQIATSTEVISDAALEISEGVLRGLDTHVVVQEAVEESDEIIARTTVAQGSVLDGTTIGERAVKTETGMRVIAVRRPGTGGDEWVVQPGPTTALEAGDILIAKGTRAGADRLRDLAGRDPIHDE
- the ilvA gene encoding threonine ammonia-lyase, producing MLAVQDVLEARERVSAVARHTPLDHSHTLSALTGADVHAKLETFQRTGSFKIRGAANRIRTLSTAEQDAGVVTASAGNHAQGVALAATRSDVDAKVVMPEHAPHAKVAATRSYGAEVVLHGEDYNDAQAKAHEIAAEERRTYVHAFDDEYVMAGQGTIGLEILADLPSVDTVVVPIGGGGLISGIATALEAADREIRVVGVQAAGASSVATSLEKGTVHELDAVNTIADGIATRAVGELTFPIIQERVDEVVTVSDDEIAFAVTLLLERGKTLVEGAGAVPLAALLEEKFDYEAEEVIVPVLSGGNIDMNMLTTVIMRGLVDQGRYLKIRTVIKDRPGSLRQVLDVLADERANIYAIQHDRTSRDIAMSDTEVEIDLETRGDDHVEGLLERLRGEGFDVEVLV